The following proteins come from a genomic window of Methylorubrum populi:
- a CDS encoding GFA family protein, which translates to MLKGRCHCGAITYAMTSEVIHNALCHCTDCRRHSGAPMVGWAMVPAGDVTISGQPTVYASSEHGRRHFCGRCGTSLFYVNEQMLPGMIDVQTGTLDTPEALPPQAHIQVAERIAWMEQAHELPSFERFPSV; encoded by the coding sequence ATGCTCAAGGGACGTTGTCACTGCGGCGCCATCACCTACGCGATGACCTCGGAGGTGATTCACAACGCGCTCTGCCACTGCACGGATTGCCGGCGCCATTCGGGTGCGCCGATGGTGGGCTGGGCGATGGTGCCCGCCGGAGACGTGACGATCTCGGGACAGCCCACGGTCTACGCCTCCTCCGAACACGGGCGGCGGCATTTCTGCGGGCGCTGCGGCACGAGCCTGTTCTACGTCAACGAGCAGATGCTGCCGGGCATGATCGACGTGCAGACCGGCACGCTCGATACGCCGGAGGCCCTGCCGCCTCAGGCGCATATCCAAGTGGCCGAGCGCATCGCCTGGATGGAGCAGGCGCACGAGCTACCGAGCTTCGAGCGCTTTCCGTCGGTCTGA
- a CDS encoding sensor histidine kinase, translating into MIVPTSPTANDYRRALAVVAGLAVLVLAGWLGGRVAERWALIDLRRSAVSALGLQVAAFGAEMQTQSSLPLALAADPEIARVVAPAPEPALVAEVNGRLAQIAEATGATVIYVVGSDGVTVAASNAAAEKSFVGRDYGFRPYFREAMTTGSGSQFALGTVSGRPGYYLARRLPRAAGVVVVKIEFDAIEATWRASRESVFVTDPRGIVLVASETNWRFKALRSVDEAERRRIRETLEFGEAPLSPLPVYATSEAGDLVRVGGGARPAWPALMLDAPIPGTAWRLHTLTPIAAAVQRERAQGRAIALLTTGLAWAGLATLIGRRRRMRVQLAEAATRHEELEARVAERTQALSEANRQLLAEIEERRRAQAERERLGRELAQAGRLAALGQFAASMAHEINQPLAAIRSYADNTAILVRRGRVEDAAENVGAIGRLTERIGTLTRQLKGFARRASGRREPVRLAEIFRGSLEVISWRAAQSGIALDVASPAPDLAVLGDGPRLEQVVVNLLQNALDAVAERPDPRIAVRVEVAEDRIAVEVADNGPGIPEAVRAQVFDPFFTTKSEGLGLGLAICRGIVEECGGTLGLRSGAEGTTFRMELARAVAPSEEAQDSKSIGSLEAI; encoded by the coding sequence GTGATCGTTCCGACCTCACCCACCGCGAACGACTACCGGCGCGCGCTCGCCGTCGTGGCGGGACTCGCCGTCCTCGTCCTGGCGGGCTGGCTCGGCGGACGGGTGGCGGAACGGTGGGCGCTCATCGATCTGCGCCGTTCAGCCGTCTCGGCCCTCGGATTGCAGGTGGCCGCATTCGGGGCCGAGATGCAGACGCAGAGTTCTCTGCCGCTCGCGCTCGCCGCGGATCCCGAGATCGCCCGCGTCGTGGCCCCGGCGCCGGAGCCCGCACTCGTCGCGGAGGTGAACGGACGCCTCGCCCAGATCGCCGAGGCCACGGGCGCCACCGTGATCTACGTGGTCGGGTCCGACGGGGTGACGGTCGCCGCCAGCAACGCGGCGGCGGAGAAGAGCTTCGTCGGCCGCGACTACGGCTTCCGGCCCTATTTCCGGGAAGCGATGACGACCGGTTCCGGCTCACAATTCGCGCTCGGAACGGTCAGCGGCCGGCCGGGCTACTACCTCGCCCGCCGGCTGCCCCGCGCGGCCGGGGTCGTCGTCGTCAAAATCGAGTTCGACGCCATCGAGGCGACGTGGCGGGCGAGCCGCGAGAGCGTGTTCGTCACCGATCCCCGCGGCATCGTGCTGGTGGCGAGCGAGACCAACTGGCGCTTCAAGGCCCTGCGCAGCGTCGATGAGGCCGAGCGCAGGCGCATCCGCGAGACGCTCGAATTCGGCGAGGCGCCGCTCTCGCCCCTGCCGGTCTACGCGACGTCGGAGGCCGGCGATCTCGTGCGGGTCGGCGGGGGGGCGAGACCCGCCTGGCCCGCGCTGATGCTCGACGCCCCGATCCCCGGCACCGCGTGGCGCCTCCATACCCTGACTCCCATCGCGGCCGCGGTCCAGCGCGAACGGGCGCAGGGCCGCGCCATCGCCCTGCTGACGACCGGACTCGCCTGGGCCGGCCTCGCCACGCTGATCGGACGTCGGCGCCGGATGCGGGTCCAGCTGGCCGAGGCCGCCACCCGGCACGAGGAACTGGAGGCCCGAGTGGCCGAGCGCACCCAGGCGCTCAGCGAGGCCAACCGGCAGCTTCTCGCCGAGATCGAGGAGCGCCGGCGCGCTCAGGCCGAGCGCGAGCGCCTGGGTCGCGAACTGGCCCAGGCCGGGCGGCTGGCCGCTCTCGGCCAGTTCGCCGCCAGCATGGCACACGAGATCAACCAGCCGCTCGCGGCGATCCGCTCCTACGCCGACAACACCGCGATCCTCGTGCGCCGCGGGCGCGTCGAGGACGCGGCGGAGAATGTCGGGGCGATCGGCCGGTTGACCGAGCGCATCGGAACCCTGACGCGCCAGCTGAAGGGCTTTGCCCGCCGCGCCTCCGGGCGGCGGGAGCCGGTGCGTCTCGCCGAGATCTTTCGCGGAAGCCTCGAAGTCATTTCCTGGCGCGCGGCGCAGAGCGGCATCGCCCTCGACGTGGCGTCCCCCGCACCGGATCTCGCCGTGCTCGGCGACGGGCCGCGCCTGGAACAGGTCGTTGTCAATCTCCTGCAGAACGCCCTCGACGCCGTGGCCGAGCGGCCCGATCCGCGGATCGCCGTGCGGGTCGAGGTGGCGGAAGACCGGATCGCCGTCGAGGTCGCCGATAACGGACCGGGCATTCCGGAAGCCGTCCGCGCGCAGGTCTTCGACCCCTTCTTCACCACGAAATCCGAAGGACTCGGACTCGGTCTGGCGATCTGCCGCGGCATCGTCGAGGAATGCGGCGGCACGCTCGGCCTGCGCTCGGGCGCCGAGGGCACCACCTTCCGGATGGAGCTGGCACGCGCCGTCGCCCCGTCGGAAGAGGCGCAGGACAGCAAGTCGATCGGAAGCCTGGAGGCCATATGA
- a CDS encoding lytic murein transglycosylase produces the protein MRPSARALLLATLTLAGACPVRAEAPADPVRSPAASPAAPDFAQCLDGLRTLAEARGVPRPVAETALTGIAPDPSVVPATQSQAEFVKPIWQYVEASVTPERIATGQAKLAEWSEVLGRIEAAYGVDRHILVAFWGVESNYGAALEGGGIRPVGPALATLACGDPTRPGLWRDELVAALKILADGDADAERMRGSWAGAMGHTQFMPTAFLRHAVDFDGDGKRDIWHSVPDALASTANFLKQSGWRAGEGWGVEVLLPDTFDYRLADETTERPFSEWRALGLAPANGAFPEGAERRAALLLPTGAKGPAFLLEPNFRVILRYNTALAYALTVAHLSDRLRGAPGFTRDWPRGDRMLTTEERTDLQTRLAVLGHPVGGADGKIGPKTRAAIRAFQAATGLVPDGYADAALLDRVRDAQKPAQ, from the coding sequence ATGCGGCCTTCAGCCAGAGCACTGCTTCTCGCCACCCTGACCCTCGCCGGCGCGTGCCCGGTACGGGCCGAGGCGCCGGCCGACCCCGTGAGGAGCCCGGCGGCGAGCCCGGCTGCGCCGGATTTTGCGCAGTGCCTCGACGGGCTGAGGACGCTCGCCGAGGCGCGCGGCGTGCCGCGGCCGGTGGCCGAGACCGCGCTCACGGGAATCGCACCCGACCCGTCCGTGGTGCCGGCGACCCAGTCCCAGGCCGAGTTCGTCAAGCCGATCTGGCAATATGTCGAGGCGAGCGTGACGCCGGAGCGGATCGCGACGGGACAGGCCAAACTCGCCGAGTGGTCCGAGGTGCTGGGGCGGATCGAGGCGGCCTACGGCGTCGATCGGCACATCCTGGTGGCCTTCTGGGGCGTCGAGTCGAATTACGGCGCGGCGCTCGAAGGCGGTGGGATTCGCCCCGTGGGGCCGGCGCTCGCCACGCTGGCCTGCGGCGACCCCACCCGTCCCGGCCTGTGGCGTGACGAGCTCGTCGCGGCCCTGAAGATCCTTGCCGACGGCGATGCCGACGCGGAGCGGATGCGCGGATCCTGGGCCGGCGCCATGGGCCATACCCAGTTCATGCCGACCGCCTTCCTGCGCCACGCGGTCGATTTCGACGGCGACGGCAAGCGCGACATCTGGCACTCGGTGCCCGACGCGCTCGCCTCGACCGCCAATTTCCTCAAGCAATCCGGCTGGCGCGCGGGCGAGGGCTGGGGCGTTGAAGTGCTCCTGCCGGACACGTTCGATTACCGGCTCGCCGACGAGACCACCGAGCGGCCCTTCTCCGAGTGGCGGGCGCTCGGCCTCGCGCCGGCCAACGGTGCCTTTCCCGAGGGTGCGGAGCGCCGCGCCGCCCTGCTGCTGCCGACCGGCGCGAAGGGACCGGCCTTCCTGCTGGAACCGAATTTTCGGGTGATCCTGCGCTACAACACGGCGCTCGCCTACGCGCTCACCGTGGCGCATCTCTCCGACCGCTTGCGCGGGGCGCCCGGTTTCACCCGCGACTGGCCGCGGGGGGACCGCATGCTCACGACGGAGGAGCGAACCGACCTGCAGACGCGGCTCGCCGTCCTCGGCCACCCGGTCGGTGGTGCCGACGGCAAGATCGGGCCGAAGACCCGCGCCGCGATCCGCGCGTTCCAGGCAGCGACGGGCCTCGTGCCCGACGGCTACGCCGACGCCGCGCTCCTCGACAGGGTGCGGGACGCGCAGAAGCCGGCGCAGTAG
- a CDS encoding sigma-54-dependent transcriptional regulator, translating to MSSEPEGAGERIVFIDDEEDVRRANRQSLELDGFRVETFEAAEPALAAIRAEPPGVVVTDVRLPGIDGRALFDRIRAVDADLPVILITGHGDISMAVAAIRAGAYDFLAKPYPAEALMGSVRRALDHRRLVLENRRLHARLDAAVEEDPAFLGISPQIVSLRRLVRDVAGADVDVLVLGETGSGKEVVANALHRWSRRASKNFVAMNCGALPDSVVESELFGHEAGAFTGALKRRVGRIEHAQGGTLFLDEIESMPLALQVKLLRVLQERVVEPLGTNERRPVDMRVVSATKVDLGQEAAAGTFRDDLYHRLNVVTVAIPPLRERREDIVLLFQHFLARAAARFGREAPKVTAAMRDHLLRHSWPGNVRELDHFAERCALGLTGQAIPEASPAPALSLSEQVERFERGLIREELIMAGGDVRVAAESLGVPRKTLYDKIARYGLAPTDFR from the coding sequence ATGAGCAGCGAGCCGGAGGGCGCGGGCGAACGGATCGTCTTCATCGACGACGAGGAGGATGTGCGGCGCGCCAACCGGCAGAGCCTCGAACTCGACGGCTTCCGGGTCGAGACCTTCGAGGCGGCCGAGCCGGCCCTGGCGGCGATCCGGGCCGAGCCGCCGGGCGTGGTCGTCACCGATGTGCGCCTGCCGGGCATCGACGGACGCGCCCTGTTCGATCGGATCCGGGCGGTCGACGCGGATCTGCCGGTGATCCTCATCACCGGCCACGGCGACATCTCGATGGCGGTCGCGGCGATCCGCGCGGGCGCCTACGACTTCCTCGCCAAGCCCTATCCGGCCGAGGCGCTGATGGGCTCGGTCCGGCGCGCCCTCGACCATCGCCGACTGGTTCTGGAGAACCGCCGGCTCCATGCCCGGCTCGACGCGGCGGTCGAGGAGGATCCGGCCTTCCTCGGCATCTCGCCGCAGATCGTGTCCCTGCGCCGCCTGGTGCGCGACGTCGCGGGTGCCGATGTCGACGTGCTCGTGCTCGGCGAGACGGGCTCAGGCAAGGAGGTGGTGGCGAACGCCCTGCACCGCTGGAGCCGGCGCGCCTCCAAGAACTTCGTCGCCATGAATTGCGGCGCGCTGCCCGACAGCGTGGTGGAGAGCGAGCTGTTCGGCCACGAGGCCGGCGCCTTCACGGGGGCGCTCAAGCGCCGGGTCGGGCGCATCGAGCACGCGCAGGGCGGCACGCTCTTCCTCGACGAGATCGAGAGCATGCCGCTGGCGTTGCAGGTGAAGCTGTTGCGGGTGCTGCAGGAGCGGGTGGTCGAGCCGCTGGGCACCAATGAGCGCCGACCGGTCGATATGCGGGTGGTCTCGGCCACCAAGGTCGATCTCGGCCAGGAGGCCGCCGCCGGCACCTTCCGCGACGACCTCTACCATCGGCTCAACGTCGTCACGGTCGCGATCCCGCCGCTGCGCGAGCGGCGCGAGGACATCGTCCTGCTGTTCCAGCACTTCCTGGCCCGCGCCGCCGCCCGGTTCGGGCGCGAGGCGCCCAAGGTGACGGCGGCGATGCGCGACCATCTCCTGCGCCATTCCTGGCCGGGCAACGTGCGCGAACTCGACCACTTCGCCGAGCGTTGCGCGCTGGGCCTGACCGGACAGGCCATCCCGGAGGCCTCCCCGGCGCCGGCGCTGAGCCTGTCCGAGCAGGTCGAACGCTTCGAGCGCGGTCTGATCCGCGAGGAGCTGATCATGGCCGGCGGCGACGTGCGGGTGGCGGCCGAGTCTCTCGGCGTGCCCCGCAAGACCCTCTACGACAAGATCGCCCGCTACGGTCTCGCGCCCACCGATTTCCGCTGA
- a CDS encoding NAD(P)H-dependent oxidoreductase — protein sequence MRVLLVHCHPNPDSFNAALRNAAVAALEAAGHAVESLDLYGENFDPRLSSRERGAYYDEEAERPDIAGHIAALRRAEALVLVYPTWWFGLPAMLKGWFDRVWLPGVAFALGGAKVLQPRLTNIRRIAVVTTYGSPRWLLWLVGWPDWRLFRFGIRPLCAPRCRLDWIALTGMDGVSEPARARFVERVRKQLAAL from the coding sequence ATGCGCGTCCTGCTGGTCCACTGCCATCCCAACCCCGACAGCTTCAACGCCGCCCTGCGCAATGCGGCCGTCGCGGCGCTCGAAGCGGCGGGCCACGCGGTTGAGAGCCTCGATCTCTACGGCGAGAATTTCGACCCGCGCCTGAGCTCGCGGGAGCGCGGCGCGTATTACGACGAGGAGGCCGAGCGGCCGGACATCGCCGGCCATATCGCAGCCCTGCGCCGGGCCGAGGCGCTGGTTCTCGTCTACCCGACCTGGTGGTTCGGGTTGCCGGCCATGCTGAAGGGCTGGTTCGACCGGGTCTGGCTGCCCGGTGTCGCCTTCGCGCTGGGCGGAGCCAAGGTTCTGCAGCCGCGCCTGACCAACATCCGCAGGATCGCGGTGGTGACGACCTACGGCTCGCCGCGCTGGCTGCTCTGGCTCGTCGGCTGGCCCGATTGGCGGCTGTTCCGCTTCGGCATCCGCCCGCTCTGCGCGCCGCGCTGCCGGCTCGATTGGATCGCGCTGACCGGCATGGACGGCGTCTCGGAACCCGCGCGGGCCCGCTTCGTCGAGCGGGTCCGCAAGCAGCTTGCGGCGCTCTGA
- a CDS encoding dicarboxylate/amino acid:cation symporter, whose protein sequence is MAAVPSPLTAPHAPPAPKPIYRTLYFQVLVAVAIGITLGHFYPKLGADMKPLGDAFIKLVKMIIAPVIFLTVVSGIAGMTNLEKVGRVGGKALAYFLTFSTLALIVGLIVANVLQPGHGLHIDPNSLDPKAVATYAGKAKEQNIADFLMNIIPTTAVGAFAGGEILQVLFFSVLFGFGLAFLGDRGKPVLDIIKVLSEAVFGVVNIIMKVAPIGAFGAMAFTIGKYGISSLANLAYLVGAFYLTSAIFVLGVLGAVARYNGFSILKLIRYIKEELMLVLGTSSSESALPSLIEKMERAGCSRPVVGLVVPTGYSFNLDGTNIYMTMAALFIAQATDTPITFGEQVLLLLVAMLSSKGAAGVTGSGFITLAATLAVVPSVPVVGMALILGIDRFMSECRALTNFIGNAVACIVVARWEGEVDEAKLHAALSGEPAAEVAPALQPAE, encoded by the coding sequence ATGGCCGCCGTACCGTCTCCGCTGACCGCGCCCCACGCGCCGCCCGCCCCCAAACCCATCTACCGTACGCTGTACTTCCAAGTGCTCGTCGCCGTCGCGATCGGCATCACGCTCGGGCATTTCTACCCGAAGCTCGGCGCCGACATGAAGCCGCTCGGCGACGCCTTCATCAAGCTCGTGAAGATGATCATCGCGCCGGTGATCTTCCTCACCGTGGTCTCCGGCATCGCCGGCATGACGAACCTCGAGAAGGTCGGTCGCGTCGGCGGCAAGGCGCTCGCCTACTTCCTCACCTTCTCGACGCTCGCGCTGATCGTCGGCCTGATCGTCGCCAACGTGCTCCAGCCCGGCCACGGCCTGCACATCGACCCGAACTCGCTCGATCCGAAGGCGGTCGCGACCTACGCCGGCAAGGCCAAGGAGCAGAACATCGCCGACTTCCTGATGAACATCATCCCGACCACCGCGGTCGGTGCGTTCGCGGGCGGTGAGATCCTGCAGGTGCTGTTCTTCTCGGTGCTGTTCGGCTTCGGCCTCGCCTTCCTCGGCGACCGCGGCAAGCCGGTGCTCGACATCATCAAGGTGCTGTCGGAAGCCGTTTTCGGCGTCGTCAACATCATCATGAAGGTCGCTCCCATCGGCGCCTTCGGCGCGATGGCCTTCACCATCGGCAAGTACGGCATCTCCTCGCTCGCCAACCTCGCCTACCTCGTCGGCGCCTTCTACCTGACCTCGGCGATCTTCGTGCTCGGCGTGCTCGGTGCGGTCGCCCGATACAACGGCTTCTCGATCCTCAAGCTCATCCGCTACATCAAGGAGGAGCTGATGCTCGTGCTCGGCACGTCGTCCTCGGAATCGGCGCTGCCCTCGCTGATCGAGAAGATGGAGCGCGCCGGCTGCTCGCGCCCCGTGGTCGGCCTCGTCGTCCCCACCGGCTACTCGTTCAACCTCGACGGCACCAACATCTACATGACGATGGCGGCGCTGTTCATCGCGCAGGCCACCGACACCCCGATCACCTTCGGCGAGCAGGTCCTGCTGCTGCTGGTCGCGATGCTCTCCTCGAAGGGCGCGGCGGGCGTGACCGGCTCGGGCTTCATCACCCTGGCCGCGACCCTCGCCGTCGTTCCCTCCGTGCCGGTCGTCGGCATGGCGCTGATCCTCGGAATCGACCGCTTCATGTCGGAATGCCGCGCGCTCACCAACTTCATCGGCAACGCGGTGGCCTGCATCGTCGTCGCCCGCTGGGAGGGTGAGGTCGACGAGGCCAAGCTCCACGCCGCGCTGAGTGGCGAGCCGGCCGCCGAGGTGGCCCCGGCTCTGCAGCCGGCCGAGTGA
- a CDS encoding GGDEF domain-containing protein, which yields MSVQVPQQADSSLGRARASARLAWDALSQHGLPPSPRNYELLHTFFSGENPPLTERLAPCFAPGGTLTEEQASAFYDTCIAGTSTEASVLEGAGRLAEAAGALAERVAGSRKALAGYGETLSHWSGRLVARPTADELMTALVALISETEAAQSRNRLLEDQLSASADHITALHRDLVEARRAAATDALTGLANRKAFDHFLREAVTRTRADSGSTFSLILLDIDHFKGLNDRHGHRFGDQVLRLVGRLLSEKTTDRDLAARYGGEEFAIVLGEAGIGAGVALAQEICGRLRAQRLVKRGTGDVVGQVTISAGVAQCRPGEAARDVIERADRALYEAKRTGHDRVCPTPKAAVA from the coding sequence ATGTCGGTGCAGGTGCCGCAGCAGGCGGATTCGAGCCTCGGCCGCGCCCGGGCGTCCGCGCGGCTCGCCTGGGACGCCTTGTCTCAGCACGGACTCCCGCCCTCCCCGCGCAACTACGAATTGCTGCACACCTTCTTCAGCGGCGAGAACCCGCCGCTGACGGAACGCCTCGCGCCGTGCTTCGCGCCCGGCGGAACGCTGACGGAGGAGCAGGCGAGCGCGTTCTACGACACCTGCATCGCCGGGACCTCGACCGAGGCCTCGGTGCTCGAAGGGGCCGGCCGGCTGGCTGAGGCGGCGGGCGCGCTGGCGGAGCGCGTCGCCGGCAGCCGCAAGGCCCTGGCCGGATACGGCGAGACCCTGAGTCATTGGTCGGGCCGGCTTGTGGCACGCCCGACCGCCGACGAACTCATGACGGCGCTCGTCGCCCTCATCAGCGAGACCGAAGCGGCGCAGTCCCGCAACCGGCTGCTCGAGGATCAGCTTTCGGCCTCGGCGGACCACATCACCGCGCTGCACCGGGATCTCGTCGAGGCGCGTCGTGCGGCGGCGACCGACGCCCTGACCGGGCTCGCCAACCGCAAGGCCTTCGACCACTTCCTGCGCGAGGCGGTCACGCGGACCCGGGCGGATAGCGGCAGCACCTTCTCGCTCATCCTGCTCGATATCGATCATTTCAAGGGGCTCAACGACCGGCACGGGCACCGCTTCGGCGATCAGGTGCTTCGGCTCGTCGGGCGGCTGCTGTCGGAGAAGACGACGGACCGCGATCTCGCGGCACGCTACGGCGGCGAGGAATTCGCGATCGTGCTCGGCGAGGCCGGCATCGGGGCCGGCGTCGCGCTCGCCCAGGAGATATGCGGCCGTCTGCGCGCCCAGCGGCTGGTCAAGCGCGGTACCGGAGACGTCGTGGGCCAGGTCACGATCTCGGCCGGGGTCGCGCAGTGCCGGCCGGGCGAGGCGGCCCGCGACGTGATCGAGCGGGCCGACCGTGCGCTCTACGAGGCCAAGCGGACCGGCCACGACCGCGTCTGCCCGACGCCGAAAGCCGCGGTCGCCTGA